From candidate division WOR-3 bacterium, the proteins below share one genomic window:
- a CDS encoding class I SAM-dependent methyltransferase — MYDCENNSFEPDGPFYLAIAKKLGGAALELGCGTGRITIPLAQYGIDITGPDIVPGMLERAKKS; from the coding sequence TTGTATGACTGTGAGAACAACAGTTTTGAACCTGACGGGCCGTTTTACCTTGCTATCGCCAAAAAGCTTGGCGGAGCGGCGCTCGAACTTGGATGCGGCACCGGCAGAATAACAATCCCTCTGGCCCAGTATGGAATTGACATTACTGGTCCGGACATTGTACCTGGAATGCTGGAACGAGCCAAAAAAAGCTGA
- a CDS encoding GNAT family N-acetyltransferase, with translation MGKLLITTERLKIRHLEMKDLYDFHFYRSNPEVTKYQGFDTMTTEQAELFITENSTRYFGKAGEWVQYGIENIELKKLIGDCAIKLDRNDIRIAEIGITVSHLEQKKGYAKETLLGILTFLFDTKKIHRVQEIVDAENIASINLLKSTGFRREGHFIENVFFKGKWGSEFQYALLKREWDERK, from the coding sequence ATGGGAAAATTGCTAATAACAACTGAACGGCTTAAAATACGACACCTCGAAATGAAAGACCTCTATGACTTTCACTTTTATCGTTCAAATCCGGAAGTTACAAAGTATCAGGGATTTGATACAATGACGACAGAACAGGCTGAATTGTTTATTACTGAAAATTCAACCAGGTATTTTGGAAAAGCCGGAGAGTGGGTACAATACGGAATTGAAAACATTGAATTAAAAAAGCTTATAGGTGATTGTGCAATCAAACTTGACCGGAACGACATAAGGATTGCGGAAATTGGAATTACCGTTTCACACCTTGAACAAAAAAAGGGATATGCGAAGGAAACTTTATTGGGAATTTTGACTTTCCTGTTTGACACAAAAAAAATTCATCGGGTCCAGGAAATTGTCGATGCTGAAAACATTGCTTCAATCAACTTGCTGAAAAGTACAGGATTCAGGCGGGAAGGACACTTTATTGAGAATGTATTTTTCAAGGGAAAATGGGGAAGTGAATTTCAGTATGCTTTGTTGAAACGGGAATGGGACGAAAGAAAATAG
- a CDS encoding pyridoxamine 5'-phosphate oxidase family protein: MERTLKFLKGAGVFYVATVDGDKPRVRPFGALCRHKDRLYICTNNKKDCYKQMINNSNIEISAMNDKAWIRVSGKIAKDDSEDARKVMLENNPILKGTYKSNDGLFEVLYFKEGVSKFYCFGKEPEEEKL, encoded by the coding sequence ATGGAACGTACGTTAAAATTCCTTAAAGGCGCCGGTGTTTTTTATGTCGCGACTGTCGACGGGGATAAACCCCGAGTAAGACCTTTCGGAGCTTTATGCAGACATAAGGACCGTCTTTATATCTGCACAAATAACAAGAAAGACTGCTATAAACAAATGATAAATAATTCGAATATTGAAATATCTGCTATGAATGACAAGGCATGGATTCGGGTGAGCGGAAAAATTGCGAAAGATGACTCGGAAGACGCGAGGAAGGTAATGCTGGAAAATAATCCCATTTTAAAAGGCACGTACAAAAGTAACGATGGATTGTTCGAAGTCCTGTATTTTAAAGAAGGTGTGTCAAAGTTTTATTGCTTTGGCAAAGAACCGGAAGAAGAAAAATTATAG